Sequence from the Brevundimonas sp. SGAir0440 genome:
CGCGCCTTGGCCTCGTCGGCGCTCATCAGCACCAGGGCGGCGGCGCCGTCGTTCAGCCCGGACGCATTGGCGGCGGTCACGCTGCCGTCCTTGGTGAAGGCCGGTTTGAGCTTCTGCATCAGCTCCAGCGTCGCGCCGTGGCGGATGTATTCGTCCTTGTCGACCGTAACATCGCCCTTGCGGCCGGGGATGACGACCGGCGCGATCTCCTCATCGAACTTGCCGGCGTTCTGGGCCGCCTCGGCCTTGTGCTGGCTGGCCAGACCGAATTCGTCCTGCGCCTCGCGGCTGATGGACCATTTTTCGGCGATGTTCTCGGCCGTCTGACCCATGTGATAGCCGTTGAAGGCGTCCCACAGGCCGTCCTTGACCATGGTGTCGACCAGGGCGACGTCGCCCATCTTGTGCCCGTTGCGCAGCTGTTGGGCGTGCGGCGCCTGGCTCATGCTCTCCTGACCGCCGGCGACGACGATCTTGGCGTCGCCGAGAGCGATCTGCTGGGCGGCGATGGCGACGGCGCGAAGGCCGGAGCCGCAGATCTGGTTCAGGCTCCAGGCGGCGGCCTCCTTTCGAACGCCCGCGCCGACCGCGGCCTGGCGCGCAGGGCCCTGACCCGCCGCGGCCTGCAGCACATGACCCAGGATCACCTCATCGACCTCGTCGCCGGAAACACCGGCCCGTTCCAGCGCCGCCTTGATGGCGACCTCGCCGAGCTTGGACGCGGGAAGGGACGACAGGGCGCCCAGGAAGGAGCCGACCGGGGTGCGCGCGGCGGAAACGATGACGACGTCGGTCATGGGATTTCACTCTTTGGAGAATAACTCGGCGGGACCGTTTTGCCGCATTGCAGCGCGTTCGTCACCTGCGACGACATCGACAGGGCGCGATTCAGCCAATCGTCACCCTGTCGGCGCATTGTCTCGGAACGATAGAGGCGATCGACGGATTGGAAGGTCCATGCTGCGCACGCTGAAACGTCTTGTCACCCACGTCTGCACGCCGGACGAGCTGGACATGATCGAGCACTATCCGACGCGCGCGGAAAAGCTGGCGGATCTGTGGGTCCACGTCGTCGGCCTGATGCTGGCGGCGGTCGGCGGCATCATTCTGGCGGGTCTGGCCGGGGTCTATGCGGGGATCGGCGGCGTGATGGCGACCGCCATCTACGCTTTGTGCCTCGTCGGCATGCTGACGGCCTCGACCCTCTATAACTGGACCAACCCCTGCGCCGCGCGGCCGGTGCTGCGGCGACTGGACGAGGCGGCGATCTTCCTGATGATCGCCGGCAGCTACACCCCCTTCACGACCCAACGGTTCGAAGGTCTGTGGGCCATCGGCTTCACCACCCTGATCTGGACCCTGGCCTTCCTCGGCGCCGGGGTGAAGCTGTTCGCCCCGCGCATCTCGGACAAATTCTGGAGCGGCGTCTACGTCGTCTTCGGCTGGCTGGCGGTCGCGGCCCTGAAGCCGATGGTGGAGACGGTGCATCCGATCGCTCTGGCTCTGCTGGTCATCGGCGGCCTGATCTATACCGCCGGGGTCTTCGTCTTCATCAGCCCGCGCGTGAAGTTCCGCCGCGCCATCTGGCACGGCTTCGTCGTCACCGGCGCGACAGTCCACTGGACGGCGGTGCTGGTCGGCGTCGTGCTGGCCCCGGCGATGAGCCACTGATCGACCGTCCGTTCCCGGCGATTTCGCCCCCTCTGGCGCATCGCGTCGCAACGGAGGATAGTGACGCGTTGCAACATCGCGAGAACAAGCGTGGCTGACGAGAAGAACAAGGGCGGAAAGACCGGCGACAGCGCTCAGGTCGTCATCAAGAAGTATGCGAACCGCAGGCTCTACAACACGCGGACCAGCGCCTATGTGACGCTGGAAGACCTGGCGACCATGGTGCGCGAGGGGACCGAGTTCGTCGTCTATGACGCCA
This genomic interval carries:
- a CDS encoding acetyl-CoA C-acetyltransferase produces the protein MTDVVIVSAARTPVGSFLGALSSLPASKLGEVAIKAALERAGVSGDEVDEVILGHVLQAAAGQGPARQAAVGAGVRKEAAAWSLNQICGSGLRAVAIAAQQIALGDAKIVVAGGQESMSQAPHAQQLRNGHKMGDVALVDTMVKDGLWDAFNGYHMGQTAENIAEKWSISREAQDEFGLASQHKAEAAQNAGKFDEEIAPVVIPGRKGDVTVDKDEYIRHGATLELMQKLKPAFTKDGSVTAANASGLNDGAAALVLMSADEAKARGLEPLARIASYATAGVDPSIMGTGPIPASKKALEKAGWDVSDLDLVESNEAFAAQSLCVVKELGLDPAKVNVNGGAIAIGHPIGASGARILTTLLFEMKRSGAKKGLATLCIGGGMGVAMCVERA
- a CDS encoding hemolysin III family protein — encoded protein: MLRTLKRLVTHVCTPDELDMIEHYPTRAEKLADLWVHVVGLMLAAVGGIILAGLAGVYAGIGGVMATAIYALCLVGMLTASTLYNWTNPCAARPVLRRLDEAAIFLMIAGSYTPFTTQRFEGLWAIGFTTLIWTLAFLGAGVKLFAPRISDKFWSGVYVVFGWLAVAALKPMVETVHPIALALLVIGGLIYTAGVFVFISPRVKFRRAIWHGFVVTGATVHWTAVLVGVVLAPAMSH